The Sinomicrobium kalidii genome contains a region encoding:
- a CDS encoding SusC/RagA family TonB-linked outer membrane protein, with amino-acid sequence MKKKLYASLPGLLFLGILWISVSSAARADNKQNNDPEHIKISVNFNNTSLSRALEIIGEKSGLGITFNDADLSRWPGITHRAVNTPVKEVITSILDSTLLKFRTYNNTIVIFREQQGRVNGTVYDKNTRDPLMGATISIPGTNKGTTADFDGRFTLEVSSFPVRLEITYLGYQTAAITLDSSKDDLEVLLEPSSEKLNEVVVTALGISREEKSLGYAIGEVNGSSMNETKRTNITNALSGKIAGVRVTNISSDPASSALITIRGASSINGDNQPLFVVDGIPVNSNNRNAEASGEGYVDYGNTSMDISPDDIAEVTVLKGGAAALYGSRAANGVILITTKKGRSGGKGLGITYNNAVKLDKAWLFPDFQNRFAAGSDVMAVNENGIPVATGSATWGPRISPGITAVQSFPGGSTGEAPLRAYPDRHKDFYNTGFTMTNNIAVTGNYKEGSFRLSYTNLQNEGIVPGTDYGKNSFNLNSAYNITEDLSISAMANFSLADSDNRPTQGKSGESDNATEVVYRTTPNINLDDYKSYWEEGLEGLQQKTMDGGDNPYFTVYEQRNEFERNRLFGKIQLNYRLNDQISLQLRSGIDTYREQRITKRAFSSNKFPNGAYGNSMLDFTEINLDALFTYRPKLAENLETSISLGANRMDQKRNYARTFSGQLEIPEYYNIANAAAGSVENDDGHNHKRINSLYGLMQLAYRKVLFLDLSARNDWSSTLPPANNSYFYPSASISFIFSDAFQWQSDTFSFGKIRLNWSEVGNDTSPYQLTNTYHLEDWGDLKLAQNNRNLKNNRLKPEKTRGIEAGLDLRWFKNRLGLDVTWYKNKTFNQIISLPIAQSSGGISKVINAGEIQNQGIEITLNTVPVDHGDLHWDLSANFSKNENRVNELYEGIDNIQIGSATGIYQRLYVGGAIGDFYDKRTPKRVTSGPHEGRFILENGMFVRDNTWVKTGNSTPDFTVGLTSIFNYKKFRLAFTLDWRQGGEFYNYTAKNLMSDGRTTFTVPFRDPQSGGLTYEYKGNVRTDGAIIPGVIENEDGTYRENDVVLPVNTYYGEYWDYEEFHMSTATYVKLREISLGYTFAGLGPFNRLSVDIIGNDLISWFAYKTRYNRDGFIIGDYDKGYDPETQNHLSSNGPLGISTGVAAWQLPATRSFGIKLSANF; translated from the coding sequence ATGAAAAAAAAATTATACGCTTCCCTGCCGGGGCTGCTTTTCCTCGGTATACTGTGGATAAGCGTCAGTTCAGCTGCCCGGGCGGACAATAAACAAAACAACGACCCGGAACATATAAAGATCTCGGTCAATTTCAACAACACCAGTCTTTCCAGGGCCCTTGAGATCATCGGAGAGAAAAGCGGCCTGGGCATCACATTCAATGATGCCGACCTCTCCCGGTGGCCCGGCATTACTCACCGGGCTGTGAACACCCCGGTGAAAGAGGTCATAACCAGCATACTGGACTCTACTCTACTAAAATTCAGGACTTATAACAATACCATCGTTATTTTCAGGGAACAGCAGGGCAGGGTGAACGGAACAGTTTACGACAAGAACACCCGCGATCCCCTGATGGGAGCCACCATTAGTATACCGGGGACCAACAAAGGGACAACAGCCGATTTTGACGGCAGATTTACGCTGGAAGTCTCTTCTTTTCCCGTTCGCCTGGAGATCACCTATCTGGGCTATCAAACCGCTGCGATCACACTCGATTCGTCAAAAGACGATCTGGAGGTATTACTGGAGCCCTCCAGTGAAAAACTCAATGAAGTGGTGGTTACGGCACTGGGAATTTCCAGGGAGGAAAAAAGCCTGGGATATGCCATAGGTGAAGTAAACGGCAGTTCGATGAACGAGACCAAAAGGACCAATATCACCAATGCCCTGTCCGGAAAAATTGCGGGGGTCCGGGTCACGAACATCAGTTCCGACCCCGCCTCTTCCGCCCTGATCACCATACGGGGAGCCTCCTCGATCAACGGGGATAACCAGCCGCTTTTTGTCGTGGACGGCATCCCGGTAAATTCCAATAACCGGAATGCGGAAGCTTCCGGCGAAGGTTATGTCGATTACGGGAATACCTCCATGGATATCAGCCCGGACGATATTGCCGAGGTCACCGTACTCAAGGGAGGTGCGGCCGCCCTTTACGGCTCCCGTGCAGCCAACGGGGTGATCCTCATTACCACCAAAAAAGGCAGGTCGGGAGGAAAAGGCCTGGGCATTACATATAACAATGCTGTTAAACTGGACAAGGCCTGGCTGTTCCCCGATTTTCAAAACCGGTTTGCCGCAGGTTCCGATGTTATGGCCGTGAATGAAAACGGTATTCCCGTAGCCACGGGATCGGCTACCTGGGGCCCTCGTATCAGTCCCGGAATTACGGCCGTTCAGTCCTTTCCCGGGGGCAGTACCGGCGAAGCGCCGTTAAGGGCATATCCCGACCGGCACAAGGACTTCTACAACACAGGATTCACCATGACCAACAACATCGCGGTTACGGGCAACTACAAGGAAGGCAGTTTCCGGCTCTCCTATACCAATTTACAGAACGAAGGTATAGTACCCGGAACAGACTACGGGAAAAACAGCTTCAACCTCAACAGTGCCTACAACATTACCGAAGACCTGAGCATTTCCGCCATGGCCAATTTCTCCCTTGCAGACAGTGACAACAGGCCCACGCAGGGAAAATCGGGGGAAAGTGACAATGCCACAGAGGTGGTATACAGAACTACGCCCAATATCAACCTGGACGATTACAAATCGTATTGGGAAGAAGGTCTTGAAGGGCTGCAGCAAAAGACCATGGACGGCGGAGATAACCCCTATTTTACGGTCTACGAACAACGGAACGAGTTTGAGAGGAACCGCCTGTTCGGAAAGATCCAGCTGAATTACCGGCTAAACGACCAGATCAGCCTGCAACTGCGATCGGGGATTGACACTTACCGGGAACAACGCATTACCAAACGGGCCTTCAGCAGTAACAAATTTCCCAACGGAGCGTATGGTAACAGCATGCTTGATTTTACCGAGATCAACCTGGATGCCCTTTTCACCTACCGGCCGAAGCTCGCGGAAAACCTGGAAACCAGCATTTCCCTCGGTGCCAACCGCATGGACCAGAAACGGAATTATGCCCGGACCTTCTCGGGGCAACTGGAGATCCCGGAGTATTACAACATAGCCAATGCCGCAGCAGGTTCGGTAGAAAACGACGACGGCCACAACCACAAACGTATTAACAGCCTCTACGGACTGATGCAACTGGCCTACCGGAAAGTACTCTTTCTGGACCTTTCTGCACGGAACGACTGGTCCAGCACCCTGCCTCCGGCCAACAATTCCTATTTCTATCCCTCCGCTTCGATCAGTTTTATTTTTTCCGATGCTTTTCAGTGGCAGTCCGATACCTTTTCCTTCGGAAAAATACGGTTGAACTGGTCGGAAGTAGGAAATGATACCTCCCCCTATCAGTTGACCAATACATATCATCTGGAAGACTGGGGCGACCTGAAGCTGGCACAAAACAACCGGAACCTCAAAAACAACCGCCTCAAACCCGAGAAGACCAGGGGCATCGAGGCCGGTCTGGACCTGCGTTGGTTTAAAAACCGCCTGGGACTGGATGTGACCTGGTATAAAAACAAGACCTTCAACCAGATCATCAGTCTGCCCATAGCACAAAGCTCGGGGGGAATATCCAAGGTCATTAATGCCGGGGAGATACAAAACCAGGGCATCGAGATCACCCTTAATACCGTTCCCGTGGATCACGGGGATCTTCACTGGGACCTCTCTGCCAACTTCAGTAAGAATGAAAACAGGGTGAACGAACTGTACGAAGGTATCGACAACATCCAGATAGGCTCTGCCACCGGGATCTATCAGCGGTTATATGTGGGAGGGGCCATCGGGGATTTTTACGATAAAAGAACACCTAAACGTGTTACTTCCGGCCCCCATGAAGGTCGTTTTATCCTCGAAAACGGGATGTTCGTACGCGACAACACCTGGGTAAAGACCGGAAACAGCACTCCCGATTTTACGGTAGGGCTCACCAGCATTTTTAATTACAAAAAATTCCGGTTGGCCTTTACCCTGGATTGGCGACAGGGCGGAGAATTTTACAACTATACCGCCAAAAACCTGATGTCTGACGGCCGTACCACATTTACGGTCCCTTTCCGCGATCCGCAAAGCGGCGGACTCACCTATGAATACAAAGGAAACGTCCGGACGGACGGAGCCATAATTCCGGGGGTCATAGAAAACGAAGACGGCACCTACAGGGAAAACGATGTCGTGCTGCCCGTTAACACCTACTACGGGGAATACTGGGATTACGAAGAATTCCATATGTCCACCGCAACCTATGTCAAACTGCGGGAAATAAGCCTGGGGTACACATTTGCCGGGTTGGGACCTTTTAACAGGCTCTCGGTGGATATTATCGGGAACGACCTTATCAGCTGGTTTGCCTATAAAACCAGGTATAACCGGGACGGCTTTATTATCGGAGATTATGATAAAGGGTACGATCCGGAAACCCAGAACCACCTCTCTTCCAACGGCCCTCTCGGCATTTCTACCGGTGTAGCGGCCTGGCAGTTGCCCGCCACCCGGAGCTTCGGAATAAAACTAAGTGCTAATTTTTAA